One region of Mycolicibacterium insubricum genomic DNA includes:
- a CDS encoding class I adenylate-forming enzyme family protein, with translation MQLPVTTVGEALARRRSTAHPLLVCDGERLGYAEADERSARLARSLVALGAGKGTHVGVLFPNGAAFVVAALAAARIGAVVVPFSTFSTPAELRRQLRAADVAILLATGGHRGNDFRGHLGEILGRELSDLAGPLLNPELPQLRWLSFDLAVPEPDAVSAELIAAMADDVTGADPLAIIYTSGSTSEPKGVVHTHAGLLGHQDNLNAIRGLSADDRLFCNSPFFWIGGFAFGLLATLVAGAELVCSNATDPGAILDLIEAERPTVTNGFIAGIATLTRHPGFAGRDLSSLRRGNLYPIMAPECRPADPELRHNMLGLTEGGSVVLLDGDESDQPEHRRGSYGRPAPGFSAKVIDAATGAELRAGQVGELCLRGPYLMAGYYGRRREECFDDDGWFHTGDLVRTDDDGYFYYLGRAGAMIKTAGANVAPPEVERAISAVTGAPAYVLGLPEKTRGEIVAAVVVADDPAACDVEALRSELRNTLSAYKVPRRILVLRAGEVPLRSSGKPDLPALRALF, from the coding sequence ATGCAGCTCCCTGTCACCACGGTGGGTGAGGCGCTGGCCCGCCGGCGCTCGACCGCCCACCCCCTGCTGGTGTGCGACGGCGAACGTCTGGGCTACGCCGAGGCCGATGAGCGTTCGGCGCGGCTGGCGCGGAGCCTGGTGGCACTCGGTGCCGGGAAGGGCACGCACGTCGGCGTGCTGTTCCCCAACGGCGCGGCGTTCGTGGTGGCGGCGCTGGCGGCGGCCCGGATCGGCGCGGTGGTGGTGCCGTTCTCCACCTTCAGCACCCCAGCCGAACTGCGCCGGCAGCTGCGCGCCGCCGACGTGGCGATCCTGCTGGCCACCGGGGGCCACCGCGGCAACGACTTCCGCGGGCACCTCGGGGAGATTCTCGGCCGCGAGCTGTCCGATCTCGCCGGGCCGCTGCTGAATCCGGAACTCCCGCAGCTGCGCTGGCTGTCGTTCGACCTCGCCGTGCCGGAACCCGACGCGGTTTCCGCCGAACTGATCGCCGCGATGGCCGACGACGTCACCGGCGCCGATCCGCTGGCGATCATCTACACCTCCGGCTCCACCAGCGAACCCAAGGGCGTCGTGCACACCCACGCGGGCCTGCTCGGTCACCAGGACAACCTCAACGCCATCCGCGGCCTTTCCGCCGACGACCGGCTGTTCTGCAACTCACCGTTCTTCTGGATCGGCGGGTTCGCGTTCGGCCTGCTGGCCACCCTGGTCGCCGGCGCGGAGCTGGTGTGCTCCAACGCGACCGACCCAGGAGCCATCCTGGACCTGATCGAGGCCGAGCGGCCCACCGTCACCAACGGGTTCATCGCCGGGATCGCGACGCTGACCCGTCATCCCGGGTTCGCCGGGCGCGACCTGTCGAGTCTGCGGCGCGGCAACCTCTACCCGATCATGGCCCCCGAGTGCCGGCCGGCCGATCCCGAGCTGCGCCACAACATGCTCGGGCTCACCGAGGGCGGCAGCGTCGTCCTGCTCGACGGCGACGAATCCGACCAGCCCGAGCACCGCCGGGGATCCTACGGCCGGCCCGCACCCGGATTTTCCGCCAAGGTGATCGACGCCGCCACCGGCGCCGAACTCCGGGCCGGTCAGGTCGGTGAATTGTGCCTGCGCGGGCCGTATCTCATGGCGGGCTACTATGGCCGCCGTCGCGAGGAGTGCTTCGACGACGACGGCTGGTTCCACACCGGCGATCTGGTCCGCACCGACGACGACGGCTACTTCTACTACCTGGGTCGCGCCGGCGCGATGATCAAGACCGCCGGCGCCAACGTCGCACCGCCCGAGGTCGAACGGGCCATCAGCGCCGTCACCGGCGCCCCGGCGTACGTGCTGGGCCTGCCCGAAAAGACCCGGGGCGAGATCGTCGCGGCCGTCGTCGTAGCGGACGACCCGGCGGCGTGCGACGTCGAGGCGCTGCGCAGCGAGCTGCGAAACACCCTGTCGGCCTACAAGGTTCCCCGCCGGATCCTGGTGCTGCGGGCCGGCGAGGTTCCGCTGCGCTCCAGCGGTAAGCCCGACCTGCCCGCCCTGCGGGCGCTGTTCTGA
- a CDS encoding CaiB/BaiF CoA transferase family protein, which yields MGVLDGIRVLDYGRFIAAPWCSAILADMGADVLRVEKRTGGEDRWVQSVTDGGEGGTFLQCNRNKRSLTLDSTTAEGTRITRELVARADIVIANMPAAGMRASGLDYETLRAIKPDIILASATAYGEGGPYSDRIGFDGAGQVMSGAVYRQGLPEQPIRTVVPYADFGTALTLAIGVMMALYHRDRTGQGQHVEGALLPTALMLSNAFLIERDLLGVDKPRMGNRGASVAPCDLYRTADDQWVLLQIAGQPMFKRWCALVGRGELFDDPRFADDDLRWRHGDVLNDIMADWCADKTKAEVLTALQNAKLPAAPMLSTQEVLEDPHVAAMGYLNRVPFPGAAKDVPIIETPFRLSETPGTIRHRAPLLGEHTDEVLTDLGYDAAQIDRLRADGIV from the coding sequence ATGGGTGTGCTCGACGGAATCCGGGTGCTGGACTACGGCCGGTTCATCGCCGCGCCGTGGTGCAGCGCGATCCTGGCCGACATGGGCGCCGACGTGCTGCGGGTGGAGAAGCGCACCGGCGGCGAGGACCGCTGGGTGCAATCGGTCACCGATGGCGGGGAGGGCGGCACCTTCCTGCAGTGCAACCGCAACAAGCGGTCGCTGACCCTGGATTCCACCACGGCCGAGGGCACCCGGATCACCCGCGAGCTGGTGGCCCGCGCCGACATCGTCATCGCCAACATGCCGGCCGCCGGGATGCGGGCCAGCGGCCTGGACTACGAGACGCTGCGGGCGATCAAACCCGACATCATCCTGGCCAGTGCCACCGCCTACGGCGAGGGCGGCCCCTACAGCGACCGGATCGGGTTCGACGGCGCCGGCCAGGTGATGTCCGGCGCGGTGTACCGCCAGGGACTGCCGGAGCAGCCGATCCGAACCGTGGTGCCCTACGCCGATTTCGGTACCGCGCTGACCCTGGCGATCGGGGTGATGATGGCGCTGTACCACCGGGACCGGACCGGGCAGGGTCAGCACGTCGAGGGCGCGCTGCTGCCCACGGCACTGATGCTGTCCAACGCGTTCCTGATCGAACGCGACCTGCTCGGCGTCGACAAACCGCGGATGGGCAACCGCGGCGCATCGGTGGCACCGTGTGATCTGTACCGCACCGCCGACGACCAGTGGGTGTTGCTGCAGATCGCCGGGCAGCCGATGTTCAAACGCTGGTGCGCCCTGGTGGGCCGCGGGGAACTCTTCGACGACCCGCGATTCGCCGACGACGACCTGCGCTGGCGCCACGGTGACGTGCTCAACGACATCATGGCCGACTGGTGCGCGGACAAGACCAAGGCCGAGGTGCTCACCGCCCTGCAGAACGCCAAACTACCTGCCGCGCCGATGCTCTCAACACAGGAAGTGCTCGAAGACCCGCACGTCGCCGCCATGGGCTACCTGAACCGCGTCCCGTTCCCGGGCGCCGCGAAAGACGTGCCGATCATCGAAACGCCGTTCCGGCTCTCGGAGACCCCGGGCACCATCCGGCACCGGGCGCCGCTGCTCGGCGAGCACACCGACGAGGTGCTCACCGACCTCGGCTACGACGCGGCGCAGATCGACCGGCTGCGCGCCGACGGCATCGTGTGA
- a CDS encoding enoyl-CoA hydratase/isomerase family protein: MSAPPARSTTDHDTIGYQVDGHTATITLNRPEALNALSPHMIEELRAAYDEAENDDNVWLLIVTGTGRAFCTGADVKEIPDDGKVIYSRPYLSTYDQWEAPQEGTPPFRRMAKPVLAAINGICCGAGLDWVTTGDIVIASDRATFFDPHVSIGLVAAREMVRLARALPRTVALRMALMGKHERMSAERAYELGMVTEVVEHDRLLERAHEIAAAVNSNAPLAVRGTRLAIQKTLDLPLHEAEILAETFRERVVRTEDANEGPLAFVEKRAPNWQCR, from the coding sequence ATGTCGGCACCACCGGCACGCTCCACCACCGACCACGACACCATCGGCTATCAGGTCGACGGCCACACCGCCACCATCACCCTGAACCGCCCCGAGGCACTCAATGCGCTGAGCCCGCACATGATCGAGGAACTGCGCGCGGCCTACGACGAGGCCGAGAACGACGACAACGTGTGGCTGCTGATCGTCACCGGCACCGGCCGGGCGTTCTGCACCGGGGCCGACGTCAAGGAGATCCCCGACGACGGCAAGGTCATCTATTCCCGCCCCTACCTGTCCACCTACGATCAGTGGGAGGCCCCCCAGGAGGGGACGCCACCGTTTCGCCGGATGGCCAAGCCGGTGCTGGCCGCGATCAACGGGATCTGCTGTGGCGCAGGCCTGGACTGGGTCACCACCGGCGATATCGTCATCGCCTCGGACCGGGCCACGTTCTTCGACCCGCACGTCTCCATCGGCCTGGTCGCCGCCCGGGAGATGGTGCGGCTGGCCCGGGCGCTGCCGCGCACTGTAGCGCTGCGGATGGCCCTGATGGGCAAGCACGAGCGGATGAGCGCCGAGCGCGCCTACGAACTCGGCATGGTGACCGAGGTCGTCGAACACGACCGGCTGCTGGAACGCGCCCACGAGATCGCCGCCGCGGTCAACTCCAACGCCCCGCTCGCCGTGCGCGGCACCCGGTTGGCCATCCAGAAGACCCTCGACCTGCCGCTGCACGAGGCCGAGATCCTCGCCGAGACCTTCCGCGAGCGGGTGGTGCGCACCGAGGACGCCAACGAGGGACCGCTGGCCTTCGTCGAGAAGCGCGCCCCGAACTGGCAGTGCCGGTAG
- a CDS encoding acyl-CoA dehydrogenase family protein, with the protein MTRLAQTLGLTDFQTEIVATVRQFVDKEIIPVAQDLEHSDTYPQAIVDAMKEMGLFGLMIPEEYGGLGESLLTYALCVEELARGWMSVSGVINTHFIVAYMIRQHGTDAQKNHYLPRMAVGECRGAFSMSEPELGSDVAAIRTKATRTADGNYVINGQKMWLTNGGSSTLVAALVRTDEGADKPHRNLTAFMIEKPSGFGEVVPGLTIPGKLDKLGYKGIDTTELVFDGYRAGADQVLGEKPGQGFFQMMDGVEVGRVNVSARACGVGQRAFELAARYAQQRSTFGKPIAEHQAIAFQLAEMATKVEAAHLMMVNAARLKDSGERNDVAAGMAKYLASELCAEVTQQSFRIHGGYGYSKEYEIERLMRDAPFLLIGEGTSEIQKQIISRRLLDEYRI; encoded by the coding sequence ATGACCCGCCTCGCCCAGACCCTGGGACTGACCGATTTCCAGACCGAAATCGTCGCCACCGTAAGACAATTCGTCGACAAAGAAATCATCCCGGTCGCCCAGGACCTGGAACACTCCGACACCTACCCGCAGGCCATCGTCGACGCCATGAAGGAGATGGGCCTGTTCGGCCTGATGATCCCCGAGGAATACGGCGGCCTGGGGGAGTCGCTGCTGACCTATGCGCTGTGCGTGGAGGAACTGGCCCGCGGCTGGATGAGCGTCTCCGGGGTGATCAACACCCACTTCATCGTCGCGTACATGATCCGCCAGCACGGCACCGACGCGCAGAAGAACCACTACCTGCCCCGGATGGCCGTCGGCGAGTGCCGCGGCGCGTTCTCCATGTCCGAACCCGAGCTGGGCTCCGACGTGGCGGCGATCCGGACCAAGGCCACTCGCACCGCCGACGGGAACTACGTGATCAACGGCCAGAAGATGTGGCTGACCAACGGTGGCAGTTCCACCCTGGTCGCCGCGCTGGTCCGCACCGACGAGGGCGCGGACAAGCCGCACCGCAACCTCACCGCCTTCATGATCGAAAAGCCTTCCGGCTTCGGTGAAGTCGTCCCGGGCCTGACCATCCCGGGCAAACTCGACAAGCTCGGCTACAAGGGCATCGACACCACCGAGCTGGTCTTCGACGGCTACCGGGCCGGCGCCGATCAGGTGCTCGGCGAAAAACCCGGGCAGGGCTTCTTCCAGATGATGGACGGCGTCGAGGTCGGCCGGGTGAACGTCTCGGCGCGGGCCTGCGGTGTCGGGCAGCGGGCCTTCGAGCTCGCCGCGCGCTACGCTCAGCAGCGGTCCACCTTCGGCAAGCCGATCGCCGAGCACCAGGCCATCGCCTTCCAGCTCGCCGAAATGGCCACCAAGGTCGAGGCCGCCCACCTGATGATGGTCAACGCCGCTCGGCTCAAGGACTCCGGGGAACGCAACGACGTCGCCGCCGGCATGGCGAAGTACCTGGCGTCGGAACTGTGCGCCGAGGTGACCCAGCAGAGCTTCCGCATCCACGGCGGCTACGGCTACTCCAAGGAATACGAGATCGAGCGGCTGATGCGCGACGCCCCGTTCCTGCTCATCGGCGAGGGCACCAGCGAGATCCAGAAGCAGATCATCAGCCGGCGACTGCTCGACGAATACCGGATCTGA
- a CDS encoding GntR family transcriptional regulator has protein sequence MSTAEFGPRPQMAADVARLIRRRIFTGGYPAGSYIRLDQLAAELGISVTPVREALFRLAAEGLLTQRPHRGFQVLPVTGRDIADVADVQAYIGGELASRAAELMTDDEIDRLSKVQDRLEQSYLADDPDRAVALNHEFHRDINRAAKSPKLAQLMSQTTRYALESVYPTVGGWPEQSNHDHRRVLAALRARDPEAARVAMREHLCAAAEPLIEHLRRIRVLDDEE, from the coding sequence GTGTCCACCGCCGAATTCGGGCCTCGGCCGCAGATGGCGGCCGATGTCGCGCGGCTGATCCGGCGCCGGATCTTCACCGGCGGCTACCCGGCCGGCAGCTACATCCGGCTCGACCAGCTCGCCGCCGAGCTCGGCATCAGTGTCACCCCGGTGCGCGAGGCGCTGTTTCGGCTGGCCGCCGAGGGGCTGCTGACCCAGCGACCGCACCGCGGCTTCCAGGTGCTGCCGGTGACCGGCCGCGACATCGCCGACGTCGCCGATGTGCAGGCCTATATCGGTGGCGAATTGGCCAGCCGGGCAGCAGAACTGATGACCGACGACGAGATCGACCGGCTGTCAAAGGTGCAGGACCGTCTGGAGCAGTCCTACCTGGCCGACGATCCCGACCGCGCGGTGGCGCTCAACCACGAGTTCCACCGGGACATCAACCGGGCTGCGAAATCCCCGAAACTCGCCCAGCTGATGTCCCAGACCACCCGCTACGCCCTGGAATCGGTATACCCGACGGTGGGCGGCTGGCCCGAGCAGTCCAACCACGACCACCGGCGGGTGCTGGCCGCGCTGCGGGCCCGGGATCCCGAGGCCGCCCGGGTCGCCATGCGCGAGCACCTGTGCGCGGCCGCCGAACCGTTGATCGAGCACTTGCGGCGCATCCGGGTGCTCGACGACGAGGAATAG
- a CDS encoding enoyl-CoA hydratase/isomerase family protein, with protein sequence MPASDTTDPRVLFDVDYEQRIATITLNSPERRNSYDAAMRDALERCLDAVAEDDDLTVVLLRGADGVFSTGADMNNAYGWYGDKAEKPADAAAVRKSRPSQRRRLTVDRKTFGFYHNLMGFPKVTVGEISGYALGGGFEMALMMDIAVVGRDTRLGMPATRFLGPALGSLHMFFHRLGPVLARRMLLTGDIMTAGEIEHLGIFTETCAPEAVSARARYWAEKTAKMPADGVVIAKEAFRLVEQSQAYQTEEVCSYLFHAYGTNLQFAPGEFNFVKTRAEHGTREAFRLRDEHFHVSEPEV encoded by the coding sequence ATGCCCGCCAGTGACACCACCGATCCGCGCGTGCTTTTCGATGTCGACTATGAACAGCGCATCGCCACCATCACGCTCAACAGCCCCGAGCGGCGCAACTCCTACGACGCCGCCATGCGTGACGCGCTGGAGCGCTGTCTGGACGCGGTGGCCGAAGACGACGATCTGACGGTGGTGCTGCTGCGCGGCGCCGACGGCGTGTTCTCCACCGGCGCCGATATGAACAACGCCTACGGCTGGTACGGGGACAAGGCCGAGAAGCCGGCGGACGCCGCGGCCGTCCGCAAGTCCCGGCCGAGTCAGCGCCGGCGACTCACCGTGGACCGCAAGACCTTTGGCTTCTACCACAACCTGATGGGGTTCCCGAAGGTCACCGTGGGGGAGATCAGCGGCTACGCCCTGGGCGGCGGCTTCGAGATGGCGCTGATGATGGACATCGCCGTGGTCGGCCGGGATACCCGGCTCGGCATGCCGGCTACCCGATTCCTGGGCCCGGCGCTGGGCAGCCTGCACATGTTCTTCCACCGGCTCGGTCCGGTGCTGGCCCGGCGCATGCTGCTCACCGGCGACATCATGACGGCCGGTGAAATCGAGCATCTGGGTATTTTCACCGAAACCTGCGCTCCGGAGGCGGTTTCCGCACGCGCCCGCTACTGGGCGGAGAAGACCGCCAAGATGCCCGCCGACGGCGTGGTGATCGCCAAGGAGGCCTTCCGGCTGGTCGAGCAGAGTCAGGCGTATCAGACCGAAGAGGTCTGCAGCTACCTGTTCCACGCCTACGGCACCAACCTGCAGTTCGCCCCCGGCGAGTTCAACTTCGTCAAGACCCGCGCCGAGCACGGCACCCGCGAGGCGTTCCGGTTGCGCGACGAGCACTTCCACGTGTCCGAGCCCGAGGTTTAG
- a CDS encoding enoyl-CoA hydratase/isomerase family protein, producing the protein MGLGNGSGRRAATLTADSGDDGAVHVERDGAILRITLNRPQRRNALSHSMIDTLVATLSVAAYDDSLRAIGITGTGEHFCTGADWVATNAAGNRPRTGDLVRRIPHTAHRLIELITGIQLPVVASVRGWAVGLGANLALAADFTIAADTATIWEPFLDRGFSPDSGATWLLPRLAGIARARRMLLLGEKVDGIRAVDWGLIHDHAPEEELDARAEELLARLAAMPTVALGLTKQALAFGQQAGLSQSLDRELSNLELSCRTTDFKEGLAAFRERRDPDFTGR; encoded by the coding sequence ATGGGTCTCGGTAATGGTTCTGGAAGGCGGGCGGCAACCTTGACAGCGGACTCCGGCGACGACGGCGCGGTACACGTCGAGCGCGACGGCGCAATCCTGCGCATCACCCTGAACCGCCCGCAGCGCCGCAACGCGCTGTCGCATTCGATGATCGATACCCTGGTGGCGACGCTGTCGGTCGCCGCCTACGACGACTCGCTGCGCGCCATCGGCATCACCGGCACCGGTGAGCACTTCTGCACCGGCGCGGACTGGGTCGCCACCAACGCCGCCGGGAACCGACCGCGCACCGGCGATCTGGTGCGCCGCATCCCGCACACCGCCCACCGGCTCATCGAGCTGATCACCGGCATCCAGCTGCCGGTGGTGGCCAGCGTGCGGGGCTGGGCCGTCGGGCTCGGCGCCAACCTGGCCTTGGCCGCCGACTTCACCATTGCCGCCGATACCGCGACCATCTGGGAACCGTTCCTGGACCGGGGATTCAGCCCGGATTCCGGGGCCACCTGGCTGCTGCCCCGGCTGGCCGGCATCGCCCGGGCCCGGCGGATGCTGCTGCTGGGCGAGAAGGTCGACGGCATCCGGGCGGTCGACTGGGGCCTGATCCACGACCACGCGCCGGAGGAGGAACTCGACGCTCGCGCCGAGGAGCTGCTGGCCCGGCTGGCCGCCATGCCGACCGTCGCGCTCGGCCTGACCAAGCAGGCGCTGGCGTTCGGCCAGCAGGCCGGCCTGTCCCAGAGTCTGGACCGTGAGCTGTCCAACCTGGAACTGTCCTGCCGCACCACGGATTTCAAGGAAGGCCTGGCGGCCTTCCGGGAACGCCGCGATCCCGATTTCACCGGCCGCTGA
- a CDS encoding TetR/AcrR family transcriptional regulator, giving the protein MAKQATVKRQRRERGSINPDDIIEGAFRLAEEIGTDNLSMPLLGKHLGVGVTSIYWYFRKKDDLLNAMTDRALAQFAVESPYVEASDWRETLRNHARAIRQAFLASPILTDLILIRSALSPRAAALGMQEVERAIEGLVEAGLTPEQAFDTYSAVSLHVRGSVVLHRLYEKNREIDGGPGDFEEAWTIEPSRAPVLARFGEAGRRIGAADDANFEYGLECILDHAEALIG; this is encoded by the coding sequence GTGGCAAAGCAGGCGACCGTCAAGCGGCAACGGCGCGAACGCGGGTCCATCAACCCCGACGACATCATCGAGGGCGCGTTCCGGCTGGCCGAGGAGATCGGCACCGACAACCTCAGCATGCCGCTGCTCGGCAAACACCTGGGCGTCGGGGTGACCAGCATCTACTGGTACTTCCGCAAGAAGGACGATCTGCTCAACGCGATGACCGACCGCGCGCTGGCGCAGTTCGCCGTGGAGAGCCCGTACGTGGAGGCCAGTGACTGGCGCGAGACGCTGCGCAATCACGCGCGCGCGATCCGCCAGGCGTTTCTGGCCAGCCCGATCCTGACCGATCTCATCCTGATCCGCTCGGCGCTGTCGCCGCGCGCGGCCGCACTCGGCATGCAGGAGGTGGAGCGTGCCATCGAGGGCTTGGTCGAGGCCGGCCTGACCCCTGAGCAGGCGTTCGACACCTACTCCGCGGTGTCTCTGCACGTCCGCGGATCGGTGGTGTTGCACCGGCTCTACGAGAAGAACCGCGAGATCGACGGCGGGCCCGGTGATTTCGAGGAGGCCTGGACCATCGAACCGTCCCGGGCACCGGTGCTCGCCCGGTTCGGCGAGGCCGGCCGGCGCATCGGCGCCGCCGACGACGCTAACTTCGAGTACGGGCTGGAGTGCATCCTCGACCACGCCGAGGCGCTGATCGGGTGA
- a CDS encoding enoyl-CoA hydratase/isomerase family protein: MSTQPFETILLEFDRAAKVATITLNRPERLNAFNRTLCEEMAAAWRIVKLDEATHAVVLRAAGQRAFSAGLDIKSSYGQPDNVWNHEDPGELLSPKWQKMFKPVVCAVQGMCTAGAFYFLNEADVVICSQDATFFDSHVSTGLVCALEPIGLMRKVGLAQTLRIALMGNDERVSAETAHQIGLVTEVVTADELWTRAHEIAATIAAKPPSATQGTVKAIWESLDRPYRAAMEQGLIYTRLGNPLGQAELAASRADGAPVKTEPRIR; this comes from the coding sequence ATGAGCACCCAACCCTTCGAGACGATCCTGCTGGAGTTCGACCGCGCCGCCAAGGTCGCCACCATCACGCTGAACCGCCCCGAGCGGCTGAACGCGTTCAACCGCACGCTGTGCGAGGAGATGGCCGCGGCGTGGCGGATCGTCAAGCTCGACGAGGCGACCCACGCCGTGGTGCTGCGCGCCGCTGGGCAACGCGCCTTCAGCGCCGGGCTGGACATCAAATCCTCCTACGGCCAGCCCGACAACGTCTGGAACCACGAGGATCCGGGCGAGCTGCTCAGCCCCAAGTGGCAGAAGATGTTCAAACCCGTCGTCTGCGCCGTGCAGGGCATGTGCACCGCGGGGGCGTTCTACTTCCTCAACGAGGCGGACGTGGTGATCTGCTCGCAGGACGCCACCTTCTTCGACTCCCACGTCAGCACCGGCCTGGTGTGCGCACTGGAGCCCATCGGGTTGATGCGCAAGGTCGGGCTGGCCCAGACCCTGCGAATCGCGTTGATGGGCAACGACGAACGGGTCAGCGCCGAGACCGCGCACCAGATCGGGCTGGTCACCGAGGTGGTCACCGCCGACGAGCTGTGGACCCGGGCGCACGAGATCGCCGCCACCATCGCCGCCAAACCGCCGTCGGCGACCCAGGGCACGGTGAAGGCCATCTGGGAGTCCCTGGACCGGCCGTACCGGGCCGCGATGGAACAGGGCCTGATCTACACCCGGCTGGGCAACCCGCTGGGCCAGGCCGAACTGGCCGCCTCCCGCGCCGACGGCGCCCCGGTCAAGACCGAACCCCGGATCCGCTGA
- a CDS encoding class I adenylate-forming enzyme family protein, with amino-acid sequence MHPLSRRIAEVLALDPAASAIQYQGGWSSWAELAAAADAVTEVVRRHAAGGRIGIMLRNQPAHLAALLGVLMAGATVVVINPSRGDDRTRADVAALELPMLIGLADDLANLGSGSPATTTVTITDLASAPVIEPATDAEPDPGRPGVAVWMLTSGTTGPPKRVDLTYDMLARSVIGRDPDNAPAPTELRRGVAIVNSPLVHVGGVFRVLLCLAEARPFVLLPRFELGPWIAAVREHRPKAVSLVPAALRMVLHSELTRDDLAGVVVATSGTAPLSADDADAFTEKFGIPVLTSYAATEFGGGVAGWTLEDHRCYWATKRGSVGRANPGAGLRVVDGTGTVLGPDEPGLLEVKPAQLGSGTDWIRTTDLARIDADGFLYILGRADQAIIRGGFKVMPDDVRAALESHPGVRGAAVVARPDPRLGETPVAMVELRDDADPAPDDAALAEYLRPRLAGYEIPTEIAVVADIPRTPSGKADLSAVRAHFAAPVTADGR; translated from the coding sequence GTGCACCCGCTGAGCAGACGCATCGCCGAGGTCCTCGCGCTCGACCCCGCGGCTTCGGCGATCCAGTACCAGGGCGGCTGGTCGAGCTGGGCAGAACTCGCCGCGGCGGCCGACGCCGTCACCGAGGTAGTCCGCCGGCACGCCGCCGGCGGCCGCATCGGGATCATGCTGCGCAATCAGCCCGCCCACCTGGCGGCGTTGCTCGGCGTGCTGATGGCCGGTGCCACCGTGGTGGTGATCAACCCGTCCCGCGGCGACGACCGCACCCGCGCCGACGTGGCGGCCCTGGAGCTTCCGATGCTCATCGGGCTGGCCGACGATCTGGCCAACCTGGGCTCCGGATCGCCGGCCACCACCACGGTGACGATCACCGACCTGGCCTCGGCCCCGGTTATCGAGCCCGCCACCGACGCCGAACCCGATCCCGGCCGGCCCGGGGTGGCGGTGTGGATGCTGACCAGCGGGACCACCGGGCCGCCGAAACGGGTAGATCTGACCTACGACATGCTGGCCCGCAGCGTCATCGGTCGCGACCCGGACAACGCTCCCGCGCCGACCGAGCTACGTCGCGGGGTGGCGATCGTCAACTCCCCGCTGGTGCACGTCGGCGGGGTGTTCCGGGTGCTGCTGTGCCTGGCCGAGGCCCGGCCGTTCGTGCTGCTGCCCCGCTTCGAACTCGGGCCGTGGATCGCCGCGGTCCGCGAGCACCGGCCCAAGGCGGTGTCACTGGTGCCCGCCGCACTGCGGATGGTGTTGCATTCGGAGCTGACCCGCGACGATCTGGCCGGGGTGGTGGTAGCCACGTCCGGCACCGCACCGCTGTCGGCCGACGACGCCGACGCGTTCACCGAGAAGTTCGGCATACCGGTGCTGACCTCCTATGCGGCAACCGAATTCGGCGGCGGCGTGGCCGGCTGGACCCTGGAGGACCACCGATGCTACTGGGCGACCAAGCGCGGCAGCGTCGGGCGGGCCAATCCCGGTGCGGGGCTGCGGGTGGTCGACGGCACCGGAACGGTGCTGGGCCCCGACGAACCCGGGCTACTCGAGGTCAAACCCGCCCAACTGGGCTCGGGCACCGACTGGATCCGCACCACCGACCTGGCTCGCATCGACGCCGACGGCTTCCTGTACATCCTCGGCCGCGCCGACCAGGCCATCATCCGCGGCGGGTTCAAGGTGATGCCCGACGACGTGCGCGCCGCACTCGAGAGCCATCCGGGCGTCCGGGGGGCCGCGGTGGTGGCCCGCCCCGACCCCCGGCTGGGTGAAACACCGGTCGCCATGGTGGAATTGCGCGACGACGCCGACCCCGCGCCCGATGACGCGGCGCTGGCCGAGTATCTGCGGCCGCGCCTGGCCGGCTATGAGATCCCGACCGAGATCGCCGTCGTCGCCGACATTCCCCGCACACCGTCGGGCAAGGCGGACCTTTCTGCGGTGCGGGCGCATTTCGCCGCCCCGGTGACCGCCGACGGTCGGTGA